In one Streptomyces mirabilis genomic region, the following are encoded:
- a CDS encoding ester cyclase produces MATEAHEFTLPGADLPQPDAELRKKREAVVLQHTVAEIAWDIDGVLATFPRGGVYRIQAFEEGPLIGEEAIKKGYFADLKAAFPDLEHELHHVHHTPTAVILEAQARGRQQADWRGIPNRGKSIDAPVAVFFHFDGDVLIDETLYFDIATFQRQLA; encoded by the coding sequence ATGGCCACCGAAGCACACGAATTCACCCTGCCCGGCGCGGATCTCCCGCAGCCCGACGCCGAACTGCGCAAGAAGCGCGAGGCGGTCGTCCTGCAGCACACGGTCGCCGAGATCGCCTGGGACATCGACGGCGTGCTGGCCACCTTCCCGCGCGGCGGCGTCTACCGCATCCAGGCCTTCGAAGAGGGCCCGCTGATCGGCGAAGAAGCCATCAAGAAGGGCTACTTCGCCGACCTCAAGGCCGCCTTCCCCGACCTCGAGCACGAACTGCACCACGTGCACCACACGCCCACCGCCGTGATCCTCGAGGCACAGGCCCGCGGCAGGCAGCAGGCCGACTGGCGCGGCATCCCCAACCGCGGCAAGTCCATCGACGCCCCCGTCGCCGTCTTCTTCCACTTCGACGGCGACGTCCTCATCGACGAGACCCTCTACTTCGACATCGCCACCTTCCAGCGCCAGCTCGCCTGA
- a CDS encoding 3-oxoacyl-ACP synthase III family protein, which yields MPHTPAAPPAEPRARHVSVLATGAHLPGEALDNDALARFCGPLPADVLDGIQVKRRHWMVDPATGAHTTSTSQMATAAARQALERAGVQAGEIDLIVLSTASPDYLLPVAATYVQQQLGLEDCAVIEVRAGCVGAVQAHDIARRLLADGTYTTALVIGAEAVSPLLAPVFLGRDPERVRMRDRLTVYTFGDGAGALVLRAGEEGSAHGRPRPVFATRSLGGARKPGMLIVGGGTDAPLAEQQRRPRLMDIRLDIPGTAQFGPRVFVEGIHDLLTRSRLALADLDACVLPEGNAEYFASEYAAAGLSPADQATLSKTIVENLTDVGATGSAAVPLALDAGWREGRIRPGDTVLLLAIEASRYLYAGLTLTWDAPFPGH from the coding sequence ATGCCCCACACCCCGGCCGCCCCGCCCGCCGAACCCCGCGCACGCCATGTCTCGGTCCTGGCCACCGGCGCCCACCTGCCGGGCGAGGCCCTCGACAACGACGCCCTGGCCCGCTTCTGCGGCCCGCTGCCCGCCGACGTCCTGGACGGCATCCAGGTCAAGCGCCGGCACTGGATGGTCGACCCGGCCACCGGCGCCCACACCACCAGCACCTCGCAGATGGCCACCGCCGCCGCCCGCCAGGCCCTCGAGCGGGCCGGCGTCCAGGCCGGCGAGATCGACCTGATCGTCCTGTCCACCGCCAGCCCCGACTACCTCCTGCCCGTGGCCGCCACCTACGTCCAGCAGCAGCTCGGCCTGGAGGACTGCGCGGTCATCGAGGTCCGCGCCGGCTGCGTGGGCGCCGTCCAGGCCCACGACATCGCCCGCCGCCTGCTCGCCGACGGCACCTACACCACCGCCCTGGTCATCGGCGCCGAGGCCGTCTCCCCGCTGCTGGCCCCCGTCTTCCTGGGCCGCGACCCCGAACGCGTACGCATGCGCGACCGGCTGACCGTCTACACCTTCGGCGACGGCGCCGGCGCCCTGGTGCTGCGCGCCGGCGAGGAGGGCTCCGCCCACGGCCGCCCGCGCCCCGTCTTCGCCACCCGCTCCCTGGGCGGCGCCCGCAAACCCGGCATGCTCATCGTCGGCGGCGGCACCGACGCCCCCCTCGCCGAACAGCAGCGCCGCCCCCGCCTGATGGACATCCGCCTCGACATCCCCGGCACCGCCCAGTTCGGCCCCCGCGTCTTCGTCGAGGGCATCCACGACCTGCTCACCCGCTCCCGCCTGGCCCTGGCCGACCTCGACGCGTGCGTGCTGCCCGAGGGCAACGCCGAGTACTTCGCCAGCGAGTACGCCGCCGCCGGGCTGTCGCCCGCCGACCAGGCCACCCTGAGCAAAACCATCGTGGAGAACCTCACCGACGTCGGCGCCACCGGCTCCGCCGCCGTCCCCCTCGCCCTCGACGCCGGCTGGCGCGAGGGCCGCATCCGCCCCGGCGACACGGTCCTGCTGCTGGCCATCGAGGCCAGCCGCTACCTGTACGCGGGCCTCACCCTCACCTGGGACGCCCCCTTCCCCGGCCACTGA
- a CDS encoding aldo/keto reductase, whose protein sequence is MRQRKLGSQGLEVSEQGLGCMGMTFAYGPADDREALRTAHRALELGVNLLDTADFYGPHSNEEFVARVIAGRRDSITVSSKVGNEVTADGTITGRLNGRPDYIRTSIDATLRRLGTDRLDLYYLHRVDPAVPVEESTGALADLVTAGKVRHLGICEASAATIRRAHAVHPLTAVQTEYSLSTRDVEANGVLAAVRELGIGFVGYSPLGRGLLTGAIRSLDALAAHDFRRVVPRFQQGNLETNLHIVERLQALAAAKKITAGQLALAWVLAQGDDIVAIPGTKRVTYLEENLAACAVELSAADLAALDEIAPHGSTAGDRYPVGAMATLDG, encoded by the coding sequence ATGCGGCAACGAAAACTCGGCAGCCAGGGGCTGGAGGTCTCCGAGCAGGGACTCGGCTGCATGGGCATGACCTTCGCCTACGGGCCCGCCGACGACCGGGAAGCCCTGCGCACCGCGCACCGCGCCCTGGAACTGGGCGTGAACCTCCTGGACACCGCGGACTTCTACGGCCCGCACAGCAACGAGGAGTTCGTCGCCCGCGTCATCGCCGGCCGCCGCGACAGCATCACCGTCTCCTCCAAGGTCGGCAACGAAGTCACCGCCGACGGCACCATCACCGGCCGCCTCAACGGCCGCCCCGACTACATCCGCACCTCCATCGACGCCACCCTGCGCCGGCTGGGCACCGACCGCCTCGACCTGTACTACCTGCACCGCGTCGACCCCGCCGTCCCCGTCGAGGAATCCACCGGCGCACTCGCCGACCTCGTCACCGCCGGCAAGGTCCGCCACCTCGGCATCTGCGAGGCGTCCGCCGCCACCATCCGCCGCGCCCACGCCGTGCACCCGCTCACCGCCGTACAGACCGAGTACTCCCTGTCCACCCGCGACGTCGAGGCCAACGGCGTCCTTGCGGCCGTCCGCGAACTGGGCATCGGCTTCGTCGGCTACAGCCCGCTGGGCCGCGGCCTGCTCACCGGAGCCATCCGCAGCCTCGACGCCCTCGCCGCACACGACTTCCGCCGCGTCGTGCCCCGCTTCCAGCAGGGCAACCTCGAGACGAACCTCCACATCGTGGAGCGGCTGCAGGCACTGGCCGCCGCCAAGAAGATCACCGCCGGACAGCTCGCGCTGGCCTGGGTGCTCGCCCAGGGCGACGACATCGTCGCCATCCCCGGCACCAAACGCGTCACCTACCTGGAAGAGAACCTCGCCGCCTGCGCCGTCGAACTGAGCGCGGCCGACCTCGCCGCCCTCGACGAGATCGCCCCCCACGGCTCCACGGCGGGCGACCGCTACCCCGTCGGTGCCATGGCCACCCTCGACGGCTGA
- a CDS encoding thermostable hemolysin — protein sequence MRITLSERGTPDWQTAADLARLVFAKQYQASISPDPDGFLAFFETAADGQEEVLACAGLSFPEEENILLERYLDAPVEDVITRAVGAPVKRSQVLQIGSIASVRPAAGAEIIKAIPLIMACLGRPYAVMTMTGRLAALMQRLGCVFHPLADASAERLPEGERAAWGSYYDTRPVVGYAEAAEQSTLLLAAIGRYCFTSVDMRLLSNRPQQGVLTRAA from the coding sequence ATGAGAATCACCCTGTCCGAGCGCGGCACCCCGGACTGGCAGACCGCCGCGGACCTTGCCCGGCTGGTGTTCGCCAAGCAGTACCAGGCGAGCATCTCGCCCGACCCGGACGGCTTCCTCGCCTTCTTCGAGACCGCCGCCGACGGCCAGGAGGAAGTCCTCGCCTGCGCGGGCCTGTCCTTCCCCGAGGAAGAGAACATCCTGCTCGAGCGCTACCTCGACGCCCCCGTCGAAGACGTCATCACCCGGGCCGTGGGCGCCCCCGTCAAACGCTCCCAGGTCCTGCAGATCGGCTCCATCGCCTCGGTACGGCCCGCCGCCGGCGCCGAGATCATCAAGGCGATCCCGCTGATCATGGCCTGCCTGGGCCGCCCGTACGCGGTGATGACCATGACCGGCCGGCTCGCCGCCCTCATGCAGCGCCTGGGCTGCGTCTTCCACCCCCTGGCCGACGCCAGCGCGGAACGCCTGCCCGAAGGCGAACGGGCCGCCTGGGGCTCCTACTACGACACCCGGCCCGTCGTCGGCTACGCCGAGGCCGCCGAGCAGTCCACCCTGCTGCTGGCCGCCATCGGCCGCTACTGCTTCACCTCGGTCGACATGCGGCTGCTGAGCAACCGCCCGCAGCAGGGGGTGCTCACCCGTGCCGCCTGA
- a CDS encoding cupin domain-containing protein, translated as MARPGDTLHLGKDKLTFLTTAAETDGAFVEVEVEYAPAVIKPPQHYHPRQTEHMRLESGRLSLQLDGVLHEYEQGADFYIPPGAVHSMWNPGPEPTRVIWRTTPAYRTETVFETLWGLTNEGRLRPDGTPRLQMPLLALAFRDEYRVVTGRPYPLDTALCLLLSPLSLACGYRPTYRPPRNTATLQPTA; from the coding sequence ATGGCACGCCCCGGAGACACCCTCCACCTCGGCAAGGACAAGCTCACCTTCCTGACCACCGCCGCCGAAACCGACGGCGCCTTCGTCGAAGTCGAAGTCGAATACGCCCCCGCCGTCATCAAACCGCCCCAGCACTACCACCCCCGCCAGACCGAACACATGCGCCTTGAAAGCGGCCGCCTGAGCCTCCAGCTCGACGGCGTCCTGCACGAGTACGAACAAGGCGCCGACTTCTACATCCCGCCGGGCGCCGTCCACTCCATGTGGAACCCCGGCCCCGAACCCACCCGGGTCATCTGGCGCACCACCCCCGCCTACCGGACCGAAACCGTCTTCGAGACCCTCTGGGGCCTGACCAACGAAGGCCGGCTGCGCCCCGACGGCACCCCCCGCCTGCAGATGCCGCTGCTCGCCCTCGCCTTCCGCGACGAGTACCGCGTCGTCACCGGCCGCCCCTACCCCCTCGACACGGCCCTGTGCCTGCTGCTCTCCCCGCTCTCCCTGGCCTGCGGCTACCGCCCCACCTACCGCCCGCCCCGCAACACCGCGACCCTCCAGCCCACCGCCTGA
- a CDS encoding TauD/TfdA family dioxygenase, with translation MSTAVKTTPYGTGSGLLVEPAGPGGLDGIDPKELRDLLSQAGFLLLRGFGADMDAFTALVQHTSTSTTLDPARDFYSEVAQKVDAGFDEVGLHTENGNSPFRSHLAWFFCEKAASSGSQTTVCDGYRVWDALSPRARTAFAAQDIVYSRYVAEPQWRAMAHHLLGRTKPADEIGVEELLALAGQLPGTEIVPQDDGGVRYSFTTPAAGTTVFGPRPSFANSILGPSFNYEKPTITFADGTALSPQLLAEVEEVTARLTENLDWQDGDAAVIDNTRVMHGRRAITDPHRTIYNALSYIEAPAA, from the coding sequence ATGAGCACGGCTGTGAAGACCACCCCCTACGGCACCGGCAGCGGCCTGCTGGTCGAACCCGCGGGCCCCGGCGGCCTCGACGGCATCGACCCCAAGGAACTGCGCGACCTGCTCTCCCAGGCCGGCTTCCTGCTGCTGCGCGGCTTCGGCGCGGACATGGACGCCTTCACCGCCCTGGTGCAGCACACCTCCACCTCCACCACCCTCGACCCCGCCCGCGACTTCTACTCCGAGGTCGCCCAGAAGGTCGACGCCGGCTTCGACGAGGTGGGCCTGCACACCGAGAACGGCAACAGCCCCTTCCGCTCCCACCTCGCCTGGTTCTTCTGCGAGAAGGCCGCCTCCTCCGGCTCCCAGACCACCGTCTGCGACGGCTACCGCGTCTGGGACGCCCTCAGCCCCCGGGCCCGCACCGCGTTCGCGGCCCAGGACATCGTCTACAGCCGCTACGTCGCCGAGCCGCAGTGGCGGGCGATGGCCCACCACCTGCTGGGCCGCACCAAGCCCGCCGACGAGATCGGCGTCGAAGAACTCCTCGCGCTGGCAGGCCAGTTGCCGGGCACCGAGATCGTGCCGCAGGACGACGGCGGGGTGCGCTACTCCTTCACCACCCCCGCGGCCGGCACCACCGTGTTCGGGCCGCGCCCCTCCTTCGCCAACAGCATCCTGGGCCCCTCCTTCAACTACGAGAAGCCCACCATCACCTTCGCCGACGGCACCGCCCTGTCCCCGCAGCTGCTGGCCGAGGTCGAAGAGGTGACCGCCCGCCTCACCGAGAACCTCGACTGGCAGGACGGCGACGCCGCCGTCATCGACAACACCCGCGTCATGCACGGCCGGCGCGCCATCACCGACCCCCACCGCACCATCTACAACGCCCTCAGCTACATCGAGGCACCCGCCGCCTGA
- a CDS encoding ester cyclase yields the protein MSIQETERTARSVEERNKKTIRRVFDAFVNQGDFSVVDEIYSPHMIDHQPLPGAPEGLEGVRYTIAGLREGFPDLHVTIEDMSAHGDHVVIHNTWRGTHLGDFLGAPPTGQAIEFTGVVVWRLLADGLIAERWGIGVESNMLAVLGLRRLAPAARNGARAAARRTVTSAGALLPLPPGAAGAWHALEAELAGERLRAYEASRRRAGILQESFALQPLGGQDVLVHRIEARDPQGAARRLAASADPFDSWLRQEAAAVLGTDPWTHLAANAAPAGHTWMSVTSELTTAG from the coding sequence GTGTCGATACAAGAGACGGAGCGCACCGCCCGCAGCGTGGAGGAACGCAACAAGAAGACCATCCGCCGGGTCTTCGACGCCTTCGTCAACCAGGGCGACTTCTCCGTCGTCGACGAGATCTACAGCCCCCACATGATCGACCACCAGCCGCTGCCCGGCGCCCCCGAAGGCCTCGAAGGCGTCCGCTACACCATCGCCGGCCTGCGCGAGGGCTTCCCCGACCTGCACGTGACCATCGAGGACATGAGCGCCCACGGCGACCACGTCGTCATCCACAACACCTGGCGCGGCACCCACCTCGGCGACTTCCTCGGCGCGCCGCCCACCGGACAGGCCATCGAGTTCACCGGCGTCGTGGTGTGGCGGCTGCTGGCCGACGGCCTGATCGCCGAACGCTGGGGCATCGGCGTGGAGTCCAACATGCTGGCCGTGCTCGGCCTGCGCCGGCTCGCCCCCGCCGCCCGCAACGGCGCCCGCGCCGCGGCCCGCCGCACCGTCACGAGCGCCGGCGCCCTGCTGCCGCTGCCGCCCGGCGCCGCCGGCGCCTGGCACGCCCTTGAGGCCGAGCTCGCCGGAGAGCGGCTGCGCGCCTACGAGGCCTCCCGGCGCCGCGCGGGCATCCTCCAGGAGTCCTTCGCCCTCCAGCCCCTGGGCGGCCAGGACGTGCTGGTCCACCGGATCGAGGCCCGCGACCCGCAGGGCGCCGCCCGCCGGCTGGCGGCCTCCGCCGACCCCTTCGACTCCTGGCTGCGCCAGGAAGCGGCCGCGGTGCTGGGCACCGACCCGTGGACCCACCTCGCCGCCAACGCCGCCCCGGCGGGCCACACCTGGATGTCCGTCACCAGCGAACTGACCACCGCCGGCTGA
- a CDS encoding AMP-binding protein, whose product MPPDTPTRLSLAQGLLERAGSDAVMVRVLAADGSAPDAWSYRDLTGAALTLAAQLQEKAQALGRPARVGLLAENSPEWVAADLAALFAGAVEIPVPTAFTAQQAASLLQSADLCLTDAAGEAALARWRTSTPQPVLPDGCPALPLDLPALTRAPRPATPPQIPAHDQIVKVIHTSGTTSAPKGVQIRRHGLDELLTSLRARTRPEIFERYLSIVPLSLLIEQVAGLYMPFLAGGSVSFLPPGTALVGTAADAAPRMLTLLRAARPTALVVPPTVAGLFLALCDQQPAESVTERHRRIFGHDGPVFIACGGAPVPPEILQRLDAYGLTVHEGYGLSENSSVVSWNFPGAVRFGTVGRPLDHVHAELADDGELLIRSTSLFAGYTREDPSSVVVDDQGRLHTGDLAEIDADGYLRITGRKKNLVITAGGRNVAPEWVEARYRELGFVREAAVVADGLDQVHGLFVIDAGLDPATARREITDFGRRKLSGIERAAVVHLMSEDDPAYATCFTVTGRPRRDVVRAHVLDQPPTPAAAAAPETKEKA is encoded by the coding sequence GTGCCGCCTGACACCCCCACCCGCCTCTCTCTCGCCCAGGGGCTCCTGGAGCGGGCCGGCAGCGACGCCGTCATGGTCCGCGTGCTGGCCGCCGACGGCTCCGCGCCCGACGCCTGGAGCTACCGCGACCTGACCGGCGCCGCCCTCACCCTGGCCGCCCAACTCCAGGAAAAGGCCCAGGCGCTGGGCCGGCCGGCCCGGGTGGGACTGCTCGCGGAGAACTCGCCCGAATGGGTCGCCGCCGACCTGGCCGCCCTGTTCGCCGGCGCCGTCGAGATCCCCGTCCCCACCGCCTTCACCGCCCAGCAGGCCGCCTCCCTCCTGCAGAGCGCCGACCTGTGCCTCACCGACGCCGCGGGCGAAGCCGCCCTGGCCCGCTGGCGCACCAGCACCCCCCAGCCCGTCCTCCCGGACGGCTGCCCCGCCCTTCCCCTCGACCTGCCCGCCCTTACCCGCGCACCCCGCCCCGCCACGCCCCCGCAGATCCCCGCACACGACCAGATCGTCAAGGTCATCCACACCTCCGGCACCACCTCCGCCCCCAAAGGCGTCCAGATCCGCCGGCACGGCCTGGACGAACTCCTCACCTCACTGCGCGCCCGCACCCGCCCGGAGATCTTCGAGCGCTACCTGTCCATCGTCCCGCTCAGCCTCCTCATCGAGCAGGTCGCCGGCCTCTACATGCCCTTCCTGGCAGGCGGTTCGGTGTCCTTCCTGCCGCCGGGCACCGCCCTGGTCGGCACCGCCGCCGACGCCGCCCCCCGCATGCTCACCCTGCTGCGAGCGGCCCGCCCCACCGCCCTGGTCGTGCCGCCCACCGTCGCCGGCCTCTTCCTCGCCCTGTGCGACCAGCAGCCCGCCGAGAGCGTCACCGAGCGCCACCGGCGGATCTTCGGACACGACGGGCCGGTCTTCATCGCCTGCGGCGGCGCCCCCGTCCCCCCGGAGATCCTCCAGCGCCTCGACGCCTACGGACTGACCGTCCACGAGGGCTACGGACTGAGCGAGAACTCCTCCGTGGTGTCCTGGAACTTCCCCGGCGCCGTCCGCTTCGGCACCGTCGGCCGCCCCCTGGACCACGTGCACGCCGAACTCGCCGACGACGGCGAACTCCTCATCCGCAGCACCTCCCTGTTCGCCGGCTACACCCGCGAGGACCCCTCCAGCGTCGTCGTCGACGACCAGGGCCGCCTGCACACCGGCGACCTCGCCGAGATCGACGCCGACGGCTATCTGCGGATCACCGGACGCAAGAAGAACCTCGTCATCACCGCGGGCGGCCGCAACGTGGCCCCCGAATGGGTCGAGGCCCGCTACCGCGAACTCGGCTTCGTCCGCGAGGCCGCCGTCGTCGCCGACGGCCTCGACCAGGTCCACGGCCTGTTCGTCATCGACGCCGGCCTCGACCCCGCAACCGCCCGCCGCGAGATCACCGACTTCGGCCGGCGAAAACTCTCCGGCATCGAACGCGCCGCCGTCGTCCACCTCATGTCCGAGGACGACCCCGCCTACGCCACCTGCTTCACCGTCACCGGACGCCCCCGCCGCGACGTCGTGCGCGCGCACGTCCTCGACCAGCCCCCCACCCCCGCCGCGGCCGCGGCCCCTGAGACCAAGGAGAAGGCATGA
- a CDS encoding FAD-dependent oxidoreductase gives MANITIIGGGLAGLTAAISAAEQGARVTVHEAHSHTGGRARSAAGPYVTNDGPHTFFDNGDAWHWLLQRGLAGRYVRLSFHEWTRMRFRHQGRLRMTLPSGYMKMTWRHRGIEVPIDRSFQDWASERFAQQTVNEALGFLGPILFDGDPGRLSAAFVWERLLRVGTPRFPLPSRYFIGGWGALIARMERVARARGVVIETNSRLSELPTGGPVIVATSLASARSLLRDPALEWPSGTAALLDMAVTHSKKDGNVSFDMDEGGFTSQYSDHDPSLAPKGQALFQGQMPLRPGESKADALARLEKLFDLTTPGWRTRILWRREGVSRGRTGALDLPGLSWRDRPAIDRGDGVYLAGDSVAAPGILAETSINSALRAARLAVHARPAAHRSAALGR, from the coding sequence ATGGCGAACATCACGATCATCGGCGGCGGACTGGCCGGCCTGACCGCGGCGATCTCCGCCGCCGAACAGGGCGCCCGCGTCACCGTCCACGAGGCCCACTCCCACACCGGCGGCCGCGCCCGCTCGGCCGCCGGCCCCTACGTCACCAACGACGGGCCGCACACCTTCTTCGACAACGGCGACGCCTGGCACTGGCTGCTGCAGCGCGGACTGGCCGGCCGCTACGTGCGGCTGTCCTTCCACGAGTGGACCCGGATGCGCTTCCGCCACCAGGGCCGGCTGCGGATGACCCTGCCGTCCGGCTACATGAAGATGACCTGGCGCCACCGCGGCATCGAGGTCCCCATCGACCGCTCCTTCCAGGACTGGGCCAGCGAACGCTTCGCCCAGCAGACCGTGAACGAGGCCCTCGGCTTCCTCGGCCCGATCCTCTTCGACGGCGACCCCGGACGGCTGTCGGCGGCCTTCGTGTGGGAGCGGCTGCTGCGCGTGGGCACCCCCCGCTTCCCGCTGCCCAGCCGCTACTTCATCGGCGGCTGGGGCGCGCTGATCGCCCGCATGGAACGCGTCGCCCGCGCCCGCGGCGTGGTCATCGAGACCAACTCACGGCTGAGCGAACTGCCCACCGGCGGACCGGTGATCGTGGCGACCTCGCTGGCCTCCGCACGCAGCCTGCTCCGCGACCCCGCCCTTGAATGGCCCAGCGGCACCGCCGCCCTGCTGGACATGGCCGTCACCCACTCCAAGAAGGACGGCAACGTCTCCTTCGACATGGACGAGGGCGGCTTCACCTCCCAGTACTCCGACCACGACCCCTCCCTCGCCCCCAAGGGCCAGGCCCTCTTCCAGGGACAGATGCCACTACGGCCCGGCGAGTCGAAGGCCGACGCCCTGGCCCGGCTGGAGAAACTCTTCGACCTGACCACCCCCGGCTGGCGCACCCGCATCCTGTGGCGCCGCGAAGGCGTCTCCCGCGGCCGCACCGGCGCCCTGGACCTGCCCGGCCTCAGCTGGCGGGACCGGCCCGCCATCGACCGCGGGGACGGCGTGTACCTGGCCGGCGACAGCGTCGCCGCCCCCGGCATCCTCGCCGAGACCTCCATCAACAGCGCCCTGCGGGCCGCCCGACTCGCCGTGCACGCCCGCCCGGCGGCACACCGCTCCGCGGCGCTCGGGCGTTGA
- a CDS encoding MFS transporter, producing MTTDHTAAPRTTDTAPAGAAADPRRWRLLVFVALAQFMVLLDTTVVNLALPAIQADLKAGATAVEWVLTAYILCFGGLMLLGGRTADRWGRRRTFLLGALLFTAASLLCGLAQGAGLLIAARALQGCGAAFLSPAAMSLVTTTFPKGRERTTALAVWAALAGLGGTLGVIAGGLITDSLSWRWIFYINLPFGIVAVAGVLLLSRGRPETRIRGSRPDIAGAVTVTAGLAALVYAIVNIQDHGAASTPYVLAPAAASLALLAAFVLIERRTPDPLMPLHLFATRSLATAGLGRVLTSGVQASVLFLCSYYLQRTLGYSTLRSGFAFLPLGVVAILVTAPATRIMHKAGPRPVYLAGAAGSVLGLILLTQAPQHGTYLLHLLPALLILGASMQCCGIPVNVHGVSDIPARQQGIASGVLVAAFQVGASLGVATVATSALTRTTHELTHRTTPALAWLDGLHLGFWIATGIGVLNLLTAYFGLPRHHTAPAPAGPRTA from the coding sequence ATGACCACCGACCACACCGCCGCCCCCCGCACGACGGACACCGCACCCGCCGGCGCCGCAGCGGATCCCCGCCGCTGGCGCCTGCTCGTCTTCGTCGCCCTCGCCCAGTTCATGGTGCTCCTCGACACCACCGTGGTGAACCTCGCCCTGCCCGCCATCCAGGCCGACCTCAAGGCCGGCGCCACCGCCGTCGAATGGGTGCTGACCGCCTACATCCTGTGCTTCGGCGGCCTCATGCTGCTCGGCGGCCGCACCGCCGACCGCTGGGGCAGGCGCCGCACCTTCCTCCTCGGCGCCCTGCTGTTCACCGCCGCCTCCCTGCTGTGCGGACTCGCCCAGGGCGCCGGCCTGCTGATCGCCGCCCGCGCCCTGCAGGGCTGCGGCGCCGCCTTCCTCTCACCGGCCGCGATGTCCCTGGTCACCACCACCTTCCCCAAGGGCCGCGAACGCACCACCGCGCTCGCCGTGTGGGCCGCGCTGGCCGGCCTCGGCGGCACCCTCGGCGTCATCGCCGGCGGCCTGATCACCGACAGCCTCAGCTGGCGCTGGATCTTCTACATCAACCTGCCCTTCGGGATCGTCGCCGTCGCCGGCGTCCTGCTGCTGTCCCGGGGCCGCCCCGAGACCCGTATCCGCGGCTCGCGTCCCGACATCGCCGGCGCCGTCACCGTCACCGCGGGCCTGGCCGCCCTCGTCTACGCCATCGTCAACATCCAGGACCACGGCGCCGCCTCCACGCCCTACGTCCTGGCCCCGGCCGCCGCCTCCCTCGCCCTGCTCGCCGCGTTCGTCCTGATCGAACGCCGCACCCCCGACCCGCTGATGCCGCTGCACCTGTTCGCCACCCGCTCCCTGGCCACCGCCGGCCTGGGCCGCGTCCTGACCAGCGGCGTACAGGCGTCCGTGCTCTTCCTGTGCAGCTACTACCTGCAGCGCACCCTGGGCTACTCCACCCTCAGGTCCGGGTTCGCGTTCCTGCCACTGGGCGTCGTCGCCATCCTCGTCACCGCCCCCGCCACCCGCATCATGCACAAGGCCGGCCCCCGCCCCGTCTACCTCGCCGGCGCCGCCGGCTCCGTCCTCGGCCTGATCCTGCTCACCCAGGCCCCGCAGCACGGCACCTACCTGCTGCACCTGCTGCCCGCCCTGCTCATCCTCGGCGCGTCCATGCAGTGCTGCGGCATCCCCGTCAACGTGCACGGCGTCTCCGACATCCCCGCCCGCCAGCAGGGCATCGCCTCCGGCGTCCTGGTCGCCGCCTTCCAGGTCGGCGCCTCCCTCGGCGTGGCCACCGTCGCCACCAGCGCCCTGACCCGCACCACCCACGAACTCACCCACCGCACCACCCCCGCCCTGGCCTGGCTGGACGGCCTCCACCTCGGCTTCTGGATCGCCACCGGCATCGGCGTCCTCAACCTGCTCACCGCCTACTTCGGACTGCCCCGCCACCACACCGCCCCCGCCCCGGCCGGCCCCCGCACCGCCTGA